A stretch of the Festucalex cinctus isolate MCC-2025b chromosome 20, RoL_Fcin_1.0, whole genome shotgun sequence genome encodes the following:
- the ctdspla gene encoding CTD (carboxy-terminal domain, RNA polymerase II, polypeptide A) small phosphatase-like a isoform X1, translating into MDNTSIITQVANPKEEESICASQDKVSQSNSSLKKHRSRSIFSPFFCCFRNYNDYHVEPPPANNKTHALPPPPPEENGAPPKCDQVQADPIPSPPAKFLLPEVSIADYGRNCVVIDLDETLVHSSFKPISNADFIVPVEIDGTVHQVYVLKRPHVDEFLQRMGELFECVLFTASLAKYADPVADLLDRWGVFRARLFRESCVFHRGNYVKDLSRLGRELGKVIIVDNSPASYIFHPENAVPVQSWFDDMADTELLELLPIFEGLSKEGDVYSLLQSLRDR; encoded by the exons ATGGACAACACGTCCATCATAACACAGGTTGCAAATCCCAAAGAGGAGGAAAGCATTTGCGCGAGTCAAGACAAAG TCTCCCAGTCCAACAGCAGCCTCAAGAAGCACCGCAGTCGGAGCATTTTCAGCCCGTTCTTCTGCTGCTTTCGCAACTACAATGACTACCACGTGGAGCCGCCGCCCGCCAACAACAAGACGCACGccctgccgccgccgcctcccgaAGAGAACGGCGCTCCTCCCAAG TGTGACCAGGTGCAGGCTGACCCCATTCCCAGT CCTCCAGCCAAGTTCCTCCTGCCTGAGGTCAGTATAGCAGACTACGGCAGGAACTGCGTGGTGATTGACCTGGACGAGACGCTCGTTCACAGCTCCTTCAAG CCCATTAGCAATGCCGACTTCATCGTTCCGGTGGAGATTGATGGAACTGTTCATCAG GTGTACGTGCTGAAGAGGCCTCACGTGGACGAGTTCCTGCAGAGGATGGGGGAGCTGTTTGAATGTGTCCTTTTCACCGCCAGCTTAGCCAAG TACGCGGACCCCGTGGCAGACCTGCTGGACCGGTGGGGGGTGTTCCGCGCTCGTCTCTTCAGGGAATCCTGTGTGTTCCACAGAGGAAACTACGTCAAAGACCTCAGCCGGCTGGGCCGAGAGCTCGGCAAGGTCATCATCGTCGACAACTCGCCTGCCTCCTACATCTTCCACCCCGAGAACGCC GTGCCGGTGCAGTCGTGGTTCGACGACATGGCCGACACGGAGCTGCTGGAGCTGCTCCCGATCTTCGAGGGCCTCAGCAAGGAGGGCGACGTTTACAGCCTCTTACAGAGCCTGAGAGACAGGTAG
- the ctdspla gene encoding CTD (carboxy-terminal domain, RNA polymerase II, polypeptide A) small phosphatase-like a isoform X2, with protein MDNTSIITQVANPKEEESICASQDKVSQSNSSLKKHRSRSIFSPFFCCFRNYNDYHVEPPPANNKTHALPPPPPEENGAPPKPPAKFLLPEVSIADYGRNCVVIDLDETLVHSSFKPISNADFIVPVEIDGTVHQVYVLKRPHVDEFLQRMGELFECVLFTASLAKYADPVADLLDRWGVFRARLFRESCVFHRGNYVKDLSRLGRELGKVIIVDNSPASYIFHPENAVPVQSWFDDMADTELLELLPIFEGLSKEGDVYSLLQSLRDR; from the exons ATGGACAACACGTCCATCATAACACAGGTTGCAAATCCCAAAGAGGAGGAAAGCATTTGCGCGAGTCAAGACAAAG TCTCCCAGTCCAACAGCAGCCTCAAGAAGCACCGCAGTCGGAGCATTTTCAGCCCGTTCTTCTGCTGCTTTCGCAACTACAATGACTACCACGTGGAGCCGCCGCCCGCCAACAACAAGACGCACGccctgccgccgccgcctcccgaAGAGAACGGCGCTCCTCCCAAG CCTCCAGCCAAGTTCCTCCTGCCTGAGGTCAGTATAGCAGACTACGGCAGGAACTGCGTGGTGATTGACCTGGACGAGACGCTCGTTCACAGCTCCTTCAAG CCCATTAGCAATGCCGACTTCATCGTTCCGGTGGAGATTGATGGAACTGTTCATCAG GTGTACGTGCTGAAGAGGCCTCACGTGGACGAGTTCCTGCAGAGGATGGGGGAGCTGTTTGAATGTGTCCTTTTCACCGCCAGCTTAGCCAAG TACGCGGACCCCGTGGCAGACCTGCTGGACCGGTGGGGGGTGTTCCGCGCTCGTCTCTTCAGGGAATCCTGTGTGTTCCACAGAGGAAACTACGTCAAAGACCTCAGCCGGCTGGGCCGAGAGCTCGGCAAGGTCATCATCGTCGACAACTCGCCTGCCTCCTACATCTTCCACCCCGAGAACGCC GTGCCGGTGCAGTCGTGGTTCGACGACATGGCCGACACGGAGCTGCTGGAGCTGCTCCCGATCTTCGAGGGCCTCAGCAAGGAGGGCGACGTTTACAGCCTCTTACAGAGCCTGAGAGACAGGTAG
- the gars1 gene encoding glycine--tRNA ligase, translating to MQTTFTFHRSDFIILVFSHYWLSMLVLLRGAAASALLRTTPDIPFLRSVLQVRSARFDRFRNRPLSTSACLCKRNKKKSLWEQQFLEGTGRTTMDGDMEQILAPLRLAVKEQGDLVRQMKQDGAPDVDVTKAVAELKARKRNLEAKELALQPKDDIVDRTKMEDTLKRRFFYDQAFAIYGGVSGLYDFGPVGCALKNNILQAWRQHFIQEEQILEIDCTMLTPEPVLKTSGHVDKFADYMVKDVKNGECFRADHLLKAHLQKMMADKKCTTEKKAEMEDVITQMDNYTQQELTDLFVKYNVKSPTTGNDLTPPISFNLMFQTSIGPGGNMPGYLRPETAQGIFLNFKRLLEFNQGKLPFAAAQIGNSFRNEISPRSGLIRVREFTMAEIEHFVDPSEKVHPKFSNVADLEILLYSSKAQTSGQSAHIMRLGDAVEQGVINNSVLGYFIGRIYLYLTKVGIAKDKLRFRQHMDNEMAHYACDCWDAETKTSYGWIEIVGCADRSCFDLKCHAQATKVPLVAEKLLKEPKVVNVVQFEPNKGVMGKAYKKDAKIAMEYLAVCDECFIAEKEQLLNETGEFTIKVEGKTFTLTKDMVAVKRFQKTLHVEEVVPNVIEPSFGIGRIMYTIFEHTFHVREGDEQRTFFSFPATVAPYKCSVLPLSQNQEFVPFVKELSEAMTRNGVSHKVDDSAGSIGRRYARTDEIGVAFGITIDFDTVNKTPHTATLRDRDSMRQIRAEVSELPVIIRDLANGTLTWAEVETKYPTFEGQETSKRDAVEE from the exons ATGCAAACTACATTTACGTTCCATCGCAGCGATTTCATCATTCTTGTCTTCTCGCATTACTGGCTGTCCATGCTTGTTCTTCTCCGCGGGGCTGCTGCATCGGCGCTGCTGAGGACCACCCCTGACATTCCCTTCCTCCGCTCGGTGCTGCAGGTCCGGTCTGCTCGGTTCGATCGCTTCCGGAACCGGCCCCTTTCCACGTCGGCCTGCCTTTGCAAGAGGAACAAGAAGAAGAGTCTGTGGGAGCAGCAGTTTCTGGAAGGAACAGGACGAACAACCATGGACGGCGACATGGAGCAAATCCTCGCCCCTTTGAGGCTAGCGGTCAAGGAACAG GGGGATCTGGTGCGTCAAATGAAGCAGGATGGCGCTCCTGATGTGGACGTTACCAAAGCGGTGGCTGAACTCAAAGCAAGAAAGCGGAATTTGGAGGCCAAG GAGCTGGCGTTGCAACCCAAAGACGACATTGTGGACAGAACCAAGATGGAGGACACCCTTAAGAGGCGTTTTTTCTACGACCAGGCTTTTGCCATCTATGGCG GCGTGAGCGGCCTGTACGACTTCGGACCGGTGGGCTGCGCCTTGAAAAACAACATCCTGCAGGCATGGAGGCAGCATTTTATCCAGGAGGAGCAGATCCTGGAGATCGACTGCACCATGCTCACCCCCGAGCCCGTCCTTAA GACATCGGGTCATGTTGACAAGTTTGCTGACTACATGGTGAAAGACGTCAAGAATGGCGAATGCTTCAGGGCCGACCATCTTCTTAAAG CGCATCTCCAGAAGATGATGGCTGACAAGAAATGTACTACAGAGAAGAAGGCTGAAATGGAGGACGTCATCACGCAG ATGGACAACTACACCCAGCAAGAGCTGACCGACCTTTTCGTCAAGTACAACGTCAAGTCCCCCACCACGGGAAATGACCTCACACCTCCCATCTCCTTCAACCTCATGTTCCAGACCTCTATCGGACCAGGAGGGAATATGCCGGG CTATCTGAGGCCTGAAACCGCTCAGGGAATCTTCCTCAACTTCAAGCGACTTTTGGAGTTCAACCAGGGAAAACTCCCCTTCGCTGCTGCTCAGATCGGAAACTCCTTCAGGAATGAAATTTCGCCTCGCTCCGGACTCATCCGCGTCAG AGAGTTCACCATGGCTGAGATCGAGCACTTTGTGGACCCCAGCGAGAAAGTCCACCCCAAGTTCTCAAACGTGGCCGACCTGGAAATCCTGTTGTACTCCTCCAAGGCTCAGACCAGCGGCCAGTCCGCGCACATCATGAGGCTCGGAGATGCTGTGGAGCAG GGTGTGATCAATAACTCCGTCCTGGGGTATTTCATCGGTAGGATCTACCTCTACCTCACTAAAGTCGGAATAGCCAAAGACAAGCTTCGCTTCCGCCAGCACATGGACAACGAGATGGCCCACTACGCCTGCGACTGCTGGGACGCCGAAACCAAAACCTCATAC GGTTGGATTGAGATCGTGGGCTGCGCCGACCGCTCCTGCTTCGATCTGAAATGCCACGCCCAAGCCACCAAGGTGCCGTTGGTTGCAGAGAAGCTGCTTAAAGAACC CAAAGTTGTGAACGTGGTTCAGTTTGAGCCCAACAAAGGAGTCATGGGGAAGGCGTACAAGAAGGACGCCAAGATCGCCATGGAGTATTTGGCCGTGTGCGACGAATGCTTCATCGCCGAAAAGGAGCAGCTCCTCAACGAGACCGG GGAGTTCACCATCAAGGTGGAGGGAAAGACGTTCACACTGACCAAAGACATGGTGGCCGTCAAGCGCTTCCAGAAGACGCTACACG TGGAGGAAGTTGTTCCCAACGTCATTGAGCCGTCGTTCGGTATCGGCAGGATCATGTACACCATCTTTGAGCACACCTTTCACGTCAGAGAGGGCGATGAGCAAAGGACG TTCTTCAGCTTCCCAGCAACCGTCGCTCCATACAAGTGCTCTGTTCTGCCTCTGAGTCAAAATCAGGAATTTGTGCCCTTCGTTAAAGAGCTCT CCGAGGCCATGACCAGAAACGGCGTTTCCCACAAGGTGGACGACTCGGCAGGATCCATCGGGAGGCGCTACGCCCGGACGGATGAAATCGGCGTGGCGTTCGGCATCACCATCGACTTCGACACCGTCAACAAGACGCCGCACACCGCCACCTTGAGGGACCGAGACTCGATGAGGCAGATCCGAGCCGAG GTGAGCGAGCTACCCGTGATCATTCGGGATTTGGCCAACGGTACTCTGACCTGGGCGGAGGTGGAGACGAAGTATCCCACTTTTGAAGGACAGGAGACCAGCAAGAGGGACGCGGTGGAGGAGTGA